A window of the Cannabis sativa cultivar Pink pepper isolate KNU-18-1 chromosome X, ASM2916894v1, whole genome shotgun sequence genome harbors these coding sequences:
- the LOC115702673 gene encoding uncharacterized protein LOC115702673 yields MASRVTRSKSEQSQQHQPQEQQNRAKWTSFLTKILADLMVEQVYKGNRQNNYFVKKSWEHMCDGFYRKTGLKWDKDQLKSRYAVLRKQYATLKSLLGRGGFTWDETTGTITASEKAWTEIIKELPDAESLRTSGCPIYKKLCTIFSESVTNGKHDQSAEVGEKTPSKINQTTPLSLQQQSSSESEEADDVTENQDKGQQPSTPMTGTTRKRGRKGIDDAIAEAILEMATASKMRTTAIQQSNAAKYSVTQCIKLLDEMQGVDEKLYLAALEMFNKPLAREIFLSLRGDKRLTWLHRKVLGEAHLPY; encoded by the exons ATGGCAAGCCGAGTGACTAGATCAAAGAGCGAACAATCCCAACAGCATCAGCCGCAGGAACAACAAAATAGAGCGAAATGGACATCATTTCTTACCAAAATTCTTGCAGATTTGATGGTTGAACAAGTTTACAAAGGGAATAGGCAAAACAATTATTTTGTCAAGAAATCTTGGGAGCACATGTGTGACGGTTTCTATAGAAAAACAGGTCTTAAATGGGACAAGGACCAACTAAAGAGCCGGTATGCTGTGCTGAGGAAGCAGTATGCTACTTTAAAGTCCCTTCTCGGTCGAGGTGGTTTCACTTGGGATGAAACTACAGGAACTATTACTGCGAGTGAGAAAGCATGGACCGAAATCATCAAG GAACTTCCTGATGCTGAGTCTTTGAGAACTAGTGGCTGCCCCATTTACAAAAAGCTATGCACTATATTCTCAGAATCAGTAACCAACGGGAAGCATGATCAGTCTGCTGAAGTCGGGGAAAAGACTCCATCAAAGATCAATCAAACAACACCCTTGTCCCTGCAGCAGCAGTCCTcatctgaatcagaagaagctGATGATGTTACCGAAAATCAAGATAAAGGTCAGCAGCCTTCCACTCCTATGACTGGTACTACTCGAAAAAGAGGGCGGAAAGGAATTGATGATGCGATTGCTGAAGCTATATTGGAGATGGCAACTGCATCAAAGATGAGGACAACAGCCATACAACAATCGAATGCTGCCAAATACAGTGTTACACAATGTATCAAACTATTGGATGAGATGCAAGGTGTTGATGAGAAACTCTACTTGGCTGCACTCGAAATGTTCAACAAGCCTTTAGCAAGGGAAATATTTTTGTCTCTAAGAGGCGATAAGCGCTTGACTTGGCTACATCGCAAAGTTCTTGGCGAAGCCCACTTACCTTATTAG
- the LOC115702670 gene encoding protein ALTERED PHOSPHATE STARVATION RESPONSE 1, which yields MGCCYSRIEREETVSRCKSRKRYMKHLVKARQAMSASHTMYLRSLRTTGSALLHFANAETHLHLHLHLHHHHRPPPPPVNPSPSPPPPQIPMSPSSDTWTSVTASPALPPPPPPPPPPPPAPSSTWDFWDPFVPSSSRSVTEEEWDDGTTVAVTVTGAASTAAPPSVVSGFSKESSSELAMVVSRNSKDLVEIIKELDEYLLKAAEAGSQLSALLEVPSSGFSTQSNNGGKVYNYGWSLSPSSWSWGSNPKLYGGGVVQSNIFNHNIGNFNNNNNINGSHCSTIERLYAWEKKLFEEVKGVETIKKEHEKKMSILKKLEMKRGDYMKTEKTKKEVEKLESEMMVSSQAIESTSTEIIKLRETELHPQLIDLVKGLMCMWRSMYECHQVQKHIVQQLKYLNAIPSTEPTSELHRQSTLELELQVQQWHMSFCNMVKAQQDYIQSLTGWLRLSLFQFNKNPLSRTGQESKIYSLCEEWHLAIDRIPDKVASEGIKSFLTVIHAIVVQQAEEHKQKKKSEAVFKELEKKVANLRSLESKYGPYSVPESSGGVSRRNPVAEKRLKVEMLRAKAEEEKTKHEKAVSVTRAMTLNNLQMGLPHVFEGMVGFSSVCMHAFESVYNHTKSSGQEVDVKRLLQ from the exons aTGGGTTGTTGTTACtcaagaatagagagagaagaaaCAGTTAGTCGATGTAAATCTCGAAAGAGATACATGAAACACTTAGTCAAAGCTCGTCAAGCCATGTCAGCATCTCACACAATGTATCTTCGTTCTCTCCGAACAACTGGCTCAGCTCTTCTTCACTTCGCCAATGCAGAAACCCATCTCCATCTCCATCTCCatctccaccaccaccaccgcccACCGCCACCGCCGGTAAACCCATCACCATCTCCACCACCGCCACAAATCCCAATGAGCCCAAGTTCTGACACGTGGACATCAGTAACAGCTTCCCCtgctcttcctcctcctcctccgccGCCGCCTCCACCGCCGCCGGCTCCGTCATCGACTTGGGATTTCTGGGACCCTTTTGTCCCTTCTTCGTCGCGGTCGGTGACTGAGGAAGAATGGGATGACGGAACCACGGTGGCTGTGACGGTCACCGGAGCGGCGAGTACGGCGGCACCGCCTTCTGTTGTGAGTGGATTTTCGAAGGAGAGTTCGAGTGAGTTGGCTATGGTGGTTTCGAGGAATAGTAAGGATTTAGTTGAGATTATTAAAGAGCTTGATGAGTATTTGCTTAAAGCTGCTGAGGCTGGTTCTCAGCTTTCGGCATTGTTGGAAGTTCCGAGCTCTGGTTTTTCTACTCAGAGCAACAATGGag GTAAGGTTTATAACTATGGTTGGAGCTTGAGTCCATCTTCATGGTCATGGGGTTCAAATCCCAAGCTTTATGGAGGAGGAGTAGTCCAAAGTAATATTTTCAATCATAATATTGgaaatttcaataataataataatattaatgggAGTCATTGTTCTACTATCGAGAGACTTTATGCTTGGGAAAAGAAACTATTTGAAGAAGTTAag ggTGTGGAGACCATAAAAAAAGAACATGAAAAGAAAATGTCAATTTTGAAGAAGCTAGAAATGAAGAGAGGTGATTATATGAAGACTGAGAAGACAAAGAAAGAAGTTGAGAAATTGGAGTCAGAAATGATGGTTTCTTCTCAAGCTATTGAGTCAACTTCTACTGAAATAATTAAACTCAGAGAGACAGAGTTACATCCTCAGCTTATTGACCTAGTCAAAGG ATTAATGTGCATGTGGAGGAGCATGTATGAGTGCCACCAAGTTCAGAAACATATTGTCCAACAACTCAAATACCTCAATGCCATCCCGTCCACCGAACCAACTTCCGAGCTTCACCGCCAATCAACACTCGAGCTCGAGCTTCAAGTACAACAATGGCATATGTCATTTTGCAACATGGTTAAAGCTCAACAAGATTACATCCAATCCCTCACGGGATGGCTCCGACTTAGCCTCTTCCAATTTAACAAAAATCCACTCTCGAGAACCGGTCAAGAATCGAAAATCTACTCTCTTTGTGAAGAATGGCATCTCGCAATTGATCGCATTCCCGACAAAGTAGCTTCCGAGGGAATCAAGAGCTTCTTAACGGTGATCCACGCCATTGTTGTTCAACAAGCGGAGGAACATAAACAAAAGAAGAAATCAGAAGCTGTGTTTAAAGAACTCGAGAAAAAGGTAGCGAACCTTAGATCATTGGAATCCAAGTACGGCCCTTACTCGGTGCCTGAATCCTCGGGTGGTGTTTCTAGAAGAAACCCGGTAGCTGAGAAGCGATTAAAGGTGGAAATGTTGCGAGCTAAGGCAGAGGAAGAGAAAACGAAACATGAAAAGGCAGTGAGCGTGACAAGGGCCATGACACTAAATAACTTGCAGATGGGATTGCCTCATGTTTTCGAGGGAATGGTGGGGTTTTCGAGCGTGTGTATGCATGCGTTCGAATCAGTATACAACCACACCAAGAGTTCCGGTCAAGAGGTGGATGTTAAAAGGCTTCTACAGTAA